TCCTGAAACAGGGCGGCTGCCGGCGAGGCCTCTCCAGTCCTCACCGCCCGACAGGAGACCGGGCGCCTTTCCTAGAAGCGGCCCCCACGGGCCGCCGCATCATCGTCGCGGCCCGGCGGCCCGGGGGAGGCAACTCATGACGCAAACGGCCAGCATTATCAACGGGAAAGCGCTGGCGGCTCAGGTCCGCCAGCGCCTGGCCCGGCGGGTGCAGCGCCTCCAGGAGCGAAACGGCGCCGTACCGGGCCTGGCAGTCATCCTGGTCGGGGACAACCCGGCGTCGGTGGTGTACGTGCGCAACAAGCGCCGGGCTTGCGAGGAGCTGGGCATCCGTTCGTGGGTGCACCACCTGCCCGCGGAAACCTCCGCCGGGGCACTCGGGGACCTGATCGACCGGCTCAACGACGACCCCGAAGTCCACGGGGTGCTGCTGCAGCTGCCGTTGCCGGGCCAGCTCCAAGCGGCGGCGTTCTTGTCCCGCATCGATCCCCAAAAGGACGTGGACGGCTTCCATCCAATGAACATGGGGCGCCTGCTCGAAGGCCGCCCGTACCTGGTGCCCTGCACGCCTGCCGGCATCCTGGAGCTCATCGACTCGACCGGGATCGAGCTTGAGGGCAAGCGCGCCGTGGTCGTGGGGCGCAGCAACATCGTGGGGAAGCCCACCGCGCTGTTGTTGCTATCGAGGCACGCCACCGTGACCATCTGCCACTCCCGCACCAAAAACCTGCCGGCCGTTTGCCGCGAGGCGGACGTGTTGGTGGCGGCCGTGGGCAAGGCGAGGATGGTCGGCGGCGACTGGATCAAGCCCGGCGCGGTCGTGATCGACGTGGGCATCAACCGCACCGAGGAGGGCCAGCTTGCCGGAGACGTGGATTTCGAAGCCGCCTCGCTCGTTGCCGGCCACATCACTCCGGTCCCTGGCGGGGTCGGCCCCATGACCGTAGCCATGCTGATGGAAAACACCGTAAAGGCGGCCGAGACCTTGCTGGGCGTGCCGGCGGGCTGAGAGGCAGGGGGCATCGCCCCCGGACCCGTTTTCGAGTCTAAAGGACGTCCCCCCGCATAGACTTCTACCAGGCGGGAGGCGCAAGCCCTCAGGCATGTGGGTGCAAATGGTATATGCGGCGGTGGTCGGCGTACTGCTCCTTTCGAACATCTGGATGCTGCGCGAGCTCGAGGCCCTGAAGCGCCAGCTGGACGCCTACCAGCGCGAGGTGGCTTCGCTCGACGACCGCGTCTGCCAG
This portion of the Bacillota bacterium genome encodes:
- the folD gene encoding bifunctional methylenetetrahydrofolate dehydrogenase/methenyltetrahydrofolate cyclohydrolase FolD; this translates as MTQTASIINGKALAAQVRQRLARRVQRLQERNGAVPGLAVILVGDNPASVVYVRNKRRACEELGIRSWVHHLPAETSAGALGDLIDRLNDDPEVHGVLLQLPLPGQLQAAAFLSRIDPQKDVDGFHPMNMGRLLEGRPYLVPCTPAGILELIDSTGIELEGKRAVVVGRSNIVGKPTALLLLSRHATVTICHSRTKNLPAVCREADVLVAAVGKARMVGGDWIKPGAVVIDVGINRTEEGQLAGDVDFEAASLVAGHITPVPGGVGPMTVAMLMENTVKAAETLLGVPAG